TCTTCAATGCTCTGTATGTAGAACTATATTGCTAGGTAGATACTCTTGGGTCCCTTTAAGGAATGTTGGCTTGCAGTTCCAATTCAGAACCCCCAGAACAAGGGATCAGTCTGCTTCAGTGGCCTGGAGGCATTACTCTGTTGGACATGGACCTTGAGGGGCCAAGAGGGCCAAGAAGAGGGCAAGTCCCTGTGGGAACACCCATTTCTAAGAAAGTGTTTGCATGTGTTTAGAGTTCCAGCATCTGGGCAAGGCTGTGAGAACTCCAAGCTGGTGCTAGGGAGGGGTGGGTGCCTCTGGGATGCCAGATAGGTGGATGCTGGGGAGTTGGGATTTGTGACCCTGAGCCTCCAAGTCCCAATACTTAGAAGCAGGACCAGCCTTACCTGTGTGGTAGAGAGCTGGATTTTTGTGCTCCCAATAGTGCTTAAAGTTCACCACAGGCTACTAAGTCTCAGGCGGGCATTGGGATTTGGGTTGTTAGGGTTCAAAAGAAAATCGAAGGCAGATGTCAGGAATTAGAGGGCGGTTTCTATTTAGATGTTGGGTCTAGGTCTGATTATGCCTTCCTAATCCTCTAGACCGTCTCAGGAAAATGAACCGTGGAAGAAAGAGTGAGTGCGGAACCTAATGGGCAGCgggttgggggagaggggacCTAGATACCGGATACGCACAGCTTCGGGTCTCAAACTGTCTTCAGGCTGACCACCATCAACCAAGAgaagctgggggggtggggggagcggaTCTGGACTCCGATGTCCATGGCTCCCGAGACAGCTAGAGCCTGGGAGCTCAGGTTGGGTCCtaaggggagggggctgggagaaAGAGTCATAACTGACCTAGAAGCTCAGGTCCCTCACCTACTATGACATCACTGGCACTCAGAACCCACATTGGTCGAGGGGAGGGGCTCTGGAACAGGCAAAGCTGCCCTGCTGCCTGTGGCCACCAGCCTGTGTTTCTCTAGGACCTTGGAGGATGAATTCTCGGGTGTGAGGCTGCAGAAATTGGAACAACAGGTATGACCCGAATCCCACTCTTCCATCTTCCCCACCTTCCCAGGATGCTCAGAGACCCCAATCCCATGTTCCTGTTCTCTGAACTTCAGGTTCTCAAattaggaaaagagaaagtaggaattttatttttaagacttattatgtatacagaagagggcaccagatctcattacagatggttgtgagcctccttgtggcatgtgattgctgggaattgaactcaggacctttggaagagctgccagtgttcttaacctctgagccatctctccagccctgtctagGCAGACTCAGTCCTTGTGCCTCAGCCCGGATGGCAGCCCCGGCTGaggaaatttttaaagaacaacagtTCTAGAGGGCTGGACTCCTAGttgttggaggaggaggtggaagatAGACCGGATCCGACCGGAAAGGACTGGGTACCTGGGACCCTAATGGAGGAAGGGCACCTGGACTCCCCACACACCCCTCTTGATCCTTCAGCAACAGCTGCTCGAGAAGAAGCAGCGCAGGAAGCGCCAGGAGCCCCTCATGGTTCAGGCCAATCCTGATGCTTCCCTGAGGCACCGGCGACCAAGGCGCGGGGATGATCGCTTCCAGTGTGACAGCGGCTGGGGATTCGGTCTGATGAAGGGGTTTatgggggctgggggcggggcctagTGAGCACTGGAGGGTGGAGCCTGGTGAGGCCCAGGGCGGGAACTGGGTGGCTGGTGCTGGCTGCCAGAGGGATGGCCTTGTAGATGTCAGGGAGTTTACGGTAGAGGACAGGGGTGGGCCTTGAGTGTGGGGCTTTATGAGGGAACAGGGGTGGGTTCTCGAGGATCCCATGGTCCCATGCTATCAGAggctggaacttgttatgtagtggAGGGTTtgaggtaatcctcctgccttactcAGGAGATCCTCTTTAAATGGgcctctctgccctctcccccAGGTGCTGGGAGTCCTTTCCTCCAGGAGAATGTACCACAGGCGCATCTGCCCTCCAGGCCGCCCGGTGCCCTGCTCTCCATGAGCTATGTCAGAGATGGTGGCGGCCAGCGGGCCCCCCTTCTGCCACCCAGAGGAGCAGGTAATCTTAGGCCACTGATATTTAGAGCACACCTCCTTAGACGTTCAGGATTGCCTGCTTCTCCTCTGACATTGGGGTCAGGACAGAGCTTCCCCCTCTTGCACCAAAGGACCCCAAATCTGACACCCCTTTTTCTCTAGTGTACACTCAGGGTGATGGCGCTGGGGTCCACCATCTGTGCTACCTCCCAGACAGCTCAGATTCAGATGTGGAGGAAGTGACCATGGAGGACATCCCGATCATCCCCCCGCCTCCCAAGACACATCTGGCAACCCGGTGCAGGGGCTGGTTAGCCTCCCCAGAACCTGGTAATTTCGGGGACAGGGGAGTGAAATCTGGTCCCTGGTTCATGACAGTTTGTCATCCTGCTTTGTTAACAGCTTTATGTGGGATATTGTAACTTACGGGTCTCCCAGGTCATCTGTCAAGGTGTCTAGTCACTGTCACACAGTGTACTCAGAAGTAAAACCATCACCACATCAAACACATGTGTTTAAACTGAGTTTGGAGGGATGGGGTCAATATCTGTGAtcccagggctggccttgaactcacagagatccactgacCTCTTCCTCTTGtgtgctggattaaaggcttcTTGTACCATTCCCAGATTATttattatggttttgtttttcctattttatttttagcttttcttttctttctttaatttaggcagggtttcactgtagcTTTGGGGActacctggaacttgctctaaagactggccttgaactcacagagatccacctgcctctgcatcctgagtgctggggtttaagCATTccctaccactgcccagctattatggttttactttcttctttttaatttttatttttttatttttatttatttatttatttattttggtttttcgagacagggtttctctgtgtagctttgtgcctttcctggaactcgctctgtagcccaggctggcctcgaactcacagagatctgcctggctctgcctccccagtgctgggattaaaggcgtgcgccaccaccgcccggctttaatttttattttatttatttattttggtttttccagacagggtttctctgtgtagaccttgCTGTCTTGGAAatggctttgtagaccaagctgggcttgaactcactgagatctgcctccctctgcctcccaagtgctggtatttaaggcatgtgccaccactgccttgatCAGATTATTTACTTGAATTCTTTTTAGTTtgtatatgtgcatctgtgtgtttgtaaatGTGAGTGCAGTTCccacggagaccagaagagggagtcagagccactggagctggagttggatGTGTTTGTGAACCATGAACCTtgagagctgggaactgaactcgggttctcaCAAGAGCAGAATGTGCCTTTGACTGTTAATCGATCTCTCCAGGCcttcaatttatttgttttttttttttttttttttttaacttgtttacCTTTGACCAGCAATTGTGACACAGGACTTTAATTCCAACaatggaggcaaaggcaggtggatctctgtgttcagagCAAGCCTAGTCTAGAACTCTGTCTCAGACTAGGCCATAGCCACACAGTGAGACATTGACTCTGGGAGATCAGGCTCTGTAGGCTGCATGTGCATGGGAAGTGCACATTGAGTGGTCAATGGAAGAGCCTGGCAGAGCAGCTGGGaactggagttcctgtcctgttcAGCTGACAATGCTGATCCTCCCCTAACTGCGACTCAGATGTCCCGACCTGTAACTGCTTCTGCCCCTTAGGGATCAGCGAAGAGGAAGAGGTTGAATCCAAGGATGCTGCCTTTGAACCCAAGGCACCCATTCCTGCCCCGGCCCTGACAGTGAGCTCTGGTAGGGTTCAGGGACACTTGGCATCCtgtgaggaggaagaaaacacagCACAAAAGGATATAGAAACAAGGAGACCGGCCTCTGGCCTCGGGGTAGGTGGCACTCAAAATCTGTAGCCCAATCCACAGGCAACAACCATGGTGTGAAAATCTGTGCCCAGTGGTGCATGCTTGCATTTCCTGCAGTCAGGAGTCTGCCAgggactgagttcaaggccaatctggactCCATAAAGAGACTCTCTCCCCTAAAAAAAAACGAATACTCATGGACAGGTGCCAACTTATAGAGACTATAAAGCATGATTtggaaggtcttttttttttttttttttaaggatagagtatctctgtgtaatagccctagccttgaactcacagagatctgcctgcctcagcctcccgagtgctataattaaaggtgtgtggcttGCAAGGCTCATTTTATAGTAAACATGGTCAAATgctttgctaggcaagtgctcttaccactgagccatacctgAGCCCCTCACTGGATGATTCTAGGCAGGGTTGCTATACTACTCAGTAATACCCCAGGCACCTCACTGGCATGTTTGGCAGGTACTCTGGGTTTACATGTTCTAGAGTAGGATCTCACCGTTTGTGTGAGCTAATGAGGTTGCACGTTTGACTCACCAGCAGATGGGCCAACTTGGGTGGGTGGGTCAGCTGACATGCTTGACtggcatgaagccctgggtcctCACGGGTCATCCCTTAGCTGACACAGCCAATCAGTCTGCAGGGCCCAGCCTGACTGTCCCTCACTTGTGGATCTGCCCTCGAGCTAGGATGAAGACCTGGAGAAGAAAGAGGGCTCAGAGTCTGCAGGGACGGACAGCGCCCCAGTGCCGTCCAAGGTCTTGCAGGACAATAAGGACCCAAGCAACCAGAATCCTTGTAACTGGACCCGCCCCGCGGCCCGGCCCCCGGGCCCTCGGCTGGGGGAGGACGTGGAGGCCTATGTGCTGCTCCCCGCGGCCCGGGACCACGTGGTGCAGTGCCGCATCATCCGGAACAAGCATGGCATGGACAAGGGCTTCTTCCCGTCCTACTACCTCTACCAGGAGGCCGAGGACGGTGTGGCGGTGAGCCCAGCCCTGGTGCGGGGGCCTTCCCGCtgggggacagaggagggagACGAGCCCCCGATTCCAGCggcatgcccctcccttctggacaAGGTTAAAATTTCTGGAGCCAGATGTGGCGGCATCAAACTGTAAACCTAATCATACTTGGGAAATGgcagcagagagagcaggagagcaagCTCAGCCTTGGATAgaaaggagttcaaggccagcctcctgaCCTGACTGGAGACACTATTTCAAACTaaaaaaagtcaggtggtggcggcagatacctttaatccccacacttgggaagcagaggaaggcagacctctgagttggaagccagccctTTCTAAAtcagtttcaagccagccagggcaacaaTGTGAGACCCTTTCAACGCTTTGTTTCCCCCTGGACTCAGGTCTGTCCTGTCAGGTCTAAGTCCTACCCACCTCAGCACTTCAGACATTTTAGAACACAGTAGCTCAGGTCCTTCCGACCCTATAAACAAGCCTTATCCATTCCACCAAACTCATTCCCACCTGAGTTAAGTGAGTCTCTTCTCTGGCCATCCAACTGAGTCTTCTTGGTGGCCAAACCCCACCCAATCCTGATAGAGACTGGGTCCTTCAAATTGTTTCCATTCTATAGCTAAGCTACACCCCTCTCCTGCTGACCAGTCTCCTCCCAGTGTGGCCTTCTTCACCTCCAGAAATAGCCCTTCCCCTATTCAGAACTGTGTTCAGGATCCTGGCTCTAGAGAGATGTCAAAACTCAATCCTGAAGTCTCTTCTCCGATCTGCAGCATTTCCTTCTGGCTGGGCGGAAAAGGAAAATATGCAAAACCTCAAATTATCTCATCTCTCTGGATCCCAAAGATATGTCTCGCAACGGGAACAACTTTGTGGGCAAAGTTAGGTAAGTGAAGCCTTCTTGGTGTGTGGTGCTCCTGGTATTTGATGAGACAACAGGTGTCAGGGAGCCAGGGAGAGACAGGCCAatggacttcatttcccaagaGGCCTCAGTGCACAACACAGGACCTGCACTAAAGCCTGATGGGTTTTGTAGTTCTGCAGGATGTATTTCCACAGGTgggaaagaaaaaacatgaaagcTTTGGATGCCAGGAATACAGgctggcatttaagatgtttagcTTTTTGATAGGGAGAGGGCTGGGACCCCTCAGTTCCTGTGGGGAAAGATGTCTGGAGTGTGAGAGTTCCTGCTTCCTAGATGGAAGAGGGTTCCCAAAGAGTCAATGTAGCATGCTAGAAAGACACAAAAATCAGAGGGCTGGGACTGTGATTTCTTTTCATAGAGGATGGTTTGAGAAAGCACTTACACAGAGTAGCAATCACTATCTCTCGGTTTTTGTtactctcccctgccctcctggGGCAGATCCAATATCTTGGGCACGAAATTTACCATCTTTGATAATGGGGTGAACCCTGAGAGGAACTACTGGATCCCAGACAGTACCCGGATCAGAGAGAAGCTGGGAGTCGTGTGTTATGTAAGTATCCTGGAAGGGCCTGGATGAATGGGGTGCCAATAGGTAAGAACGCACAGGGAGCTAGGCTAACtcaatataattaattaatcCTGCCAGGAAAGCAATGTCTTGGGGTTCCGGGGACCTCGGAAAATGACTGTGATACTTCCAGGAATGGACAGGCGCAAGCAGAGGATGAGAGTCCAGCCACAAAATGTGAGTCTTTAAGGTTGTGAAAAGCAATACTAAGAGAGGAGAATGGGTTAGAAAACCATGATTTGCAGGTCACATTGAATGGCTTTGCCAGAGTCCCTTCTCAGGAAGTAAAGACTAGAGACTCAAATTCTGGgtctggtgctggagagatggctcaatggttagcagagcatgtattgctctcccagagggagaagaaagacagaccatgtaagttggaggctagcctcaTCTAAATATCAAGTTCCAAGATAGACAGGGctagagtgagaccttgtttaaaaaaaaaaaaaattttttttttgtttttttgagacagggtttctcagtgtagttttggtgcctgtcctggatctcgctctgtagaccaggctgccctgaactcacagagatccacctgcctctgcctcccgactgctgggattaaaggcatgctccactacCACCCAActcaaaatttgtttttaatcacagcacttgggaggcagaggcaggtagatttgtgagtttgaagccagcctggtctacagagtgaattccaggacagccagactacacagagaaacccagtctcaaaacagaaacaaaaacaaaacagtttctgGAGTTGTTTCCCagacccatgtcaggtggctcacaactgtctgtaacttcaactccaggggacttactgccctcttctggttttgaAGACAACTGCACTCACAGGCATATAATCCACATATACCAGCACACATATATTACATCtaattaaatgaatttttttttctttttttgtgacagagtttctctgttgtagccttggctatctggaactcactctgtagaccaggctggcctcaaactcagtgatcctcctgactcagcctcccaaatcctgggattaaagccatgcactaccaccacccagtttaAGCTTGGCCACTTTCAACCTGTGTCTGGAGATATGGAATCACCACAGGAAAAGAGCTGAGAAATTCCAAAGCTCAAAGGTGCAAGAGGTTTCTTCTGTCTGCTCAGTACACTCTCATGCATTTTCTAAAGTCCACCAAGGAGAATCAAGTACTGTCGACAGTGTTTAAGTCAGAACTCTCCCTCACAGAAGTCTCCACAATCCTGAAAAAATCTTTAAGGTTTCCATTCATAACCATAAACAAACGTTAGATGGTGACCATCAAGCACCAGctgcaaaatgaaaatataatataccaacaacaagctgggtggtggcacacgctttcaatcccagcacctgggaggcagaggctcagGGCTCACTCCATTATCAAAGATGGTGAATTCGGTGCCCAAGACATTGGATCTGCCTCGGGAGGGCAGTGGACAGAGTAATAATAACCGTGACAGTGATTGTTACTCTGTGTTAAGTGCTTTCTCCAACCCATCCtctaaaaaagaaattacattcccagcctggtctatagagctaatgccaggacaggcagggctacacagagaaaccgtctccaAAAACACAAAAGGGTAAACTTGGCAATCCAGAGACACTGttctcaagtaaataaataagtaaataaatacaaataacacGTGCATCTGGACTTAAGGAAGGCTGCGGGTAGCCTAACAAACGATGCCCCTATTGTATCTCAAGGATCAGGATTCGATATTGAGTCGTCTACCAAAGGGTGCAAGACAAGGGCCGCTCCTTCTGCAGAACAAGGCCCCATCCTGGAGCGAC
The nucleotide sequence above comes from Peromyscus maniculatus bairdii isolate BWxNUB_F1_BW_parent chromosome 1, HU_Pman_BW_mat_3.1, whole genome shotgun sequence. Encoded proteins:
- the LOC121828858 gene encoding tubby-related protein 2-like isoform X2, producing the protein MVQANPDASLRHRRPRRGDDRFQCDSGWGFGAGSPFLQENVPQAHLPSRPPGALLSMSYVRDGGGQRAPLLPPRGAVYTQGDGAGVHHLCYLPDSSDSDVEEVTMEDIPIIPPPPKTHLATRCRGWLASPEPGISEEEEVESKDAAFEPKAPIPAPALTVSSGRVQGHLASCEEEENTAQKDIETRRPASGLGDEDLEKKEGSESAGTDSAPVPSKVLQDNKDPSNQNPCNWTRPAARPPGPRLGEDVEAYVLLPAARDHVVQCRIIRNKHGMDKGFFPSYYLYQEAEDGVAHFLLAGRKRKICKTSNYLISLDPKDMSRNGNNFVGKVRSNILGTKFTIFDNGVNPERNYWIPDSTRIREKLGVVCYESNVLGFRGPRKMTVILPGMDRRKQRMRVQPQNDQDSILSRLPKGARQGPLLLQNKAPSWSDESGGYVLNFHGRVTRASVKNFQIVHPDLPDYLVLQFGRVAPNIFTMDFQYPLCPLQAFAICLSSFDGKLACN
- the LOC121828858 gene encoding tubby-related protein 2-like isoform X1, which encodes MLACSSNSEPPEQGISLLQWPGGITLLDMDLEGPRGPRRGPSQENEPWKKETLEDEFSGVRLQKLEQQQQLLEKKQRRKRQEPLMVQANPDASLRHRRPRRGDDRFQCDSGWGFGAGSPFLQENVPQAHLPSRPPGALLSMSYVRDGGGQRAPLLPPRGAVYTQGDGAGVHHLCYLPDSSDSDVEEVTMEDIPIIPPPPKTHLATRCRGWLASPEPGISEEEEVESKDAAFEPKAPIPAPALTVSSGRVQGHLASCEEEENTAQKDIETRRPASGLGDEDLEKKEGSESAGTDSAPVPSKVLQDNKDPSNQNPCNWTRPAARPPGPRLGEDVEAYVLLPAARDHVVQCRIIRNKHGMDKGFFPSYYLYQEAEDGVAHFLLAGRKRKICKTSNYLISLDPKDMSRNGNNFVGKVRSNILGTKFTIFDNGVNPERNYWIPDSTRIREKLGVVCYESNVLGFRGPRKMTVILPGMDRRKQRMRVQPQNDQDSILSRLPKGARQGPLLLQNKAPSWSDESGGYVLNFHGRVTRASVKNFQIVHPDLPDYLVLQFGRVAPNIFTMDFQYPLCPLQAFAICLSSFDGKLACN